The following are from one region of the Oncorhynchus kisutch isolate 150728-3 unplaced genomic scaffold, Okis_V2 Okis03b-Okis08b_hom, whole genome shotgun sequence genome:
- the LOC116359559 gene encoding zinc-binding protein A33-like, translating to MDRTMWKVNIRANHVFLSTVDVTLDPDTAHPNLILSEDGKQVIFGDVWQDLPYNPERFDTCVSVLGKEGFSSGRFYYDVQVKGKTRWTIGVARESINRKGKITVSPENGYRTLWLRNGEYKALSGLSVPLSLREKPKKVGVFVDYEEGHVSFYNVEARSHIYSFTGYTFTEKLYPYFGPCLIDGGKNSAPLIITPVDITDFHIKH from the coding sequence GGATGTGACTCTAGATCCTGATACAGCACATCCCAATCTCATCCTGTCTGAAGATGGGAAACAAGTTATATTTGGAGATGTATGGCAGGATCTCCCTTACAACCCAGAAAGGTTTGATACTTGTGTCAGTGTCCTGGGAAAGGAGGGTTTCTCCTCAGGGAGATTCTACTATGATGTTCAGGTGAAGGGGAAGACAAGGTGGACTATAGGAGTGGCCAGAGAGTCCATCAACAGGAAAGGGAAGATTACAGTGAGCCCTGAAAATGGATACCGGACACTTTGGCTTAGAAATGGAGAGTACAAGgctctctctggcctctctgtcccactctccctGAGAGAGAAGCCCAAGAAGGTGGGGGTGTTTGTGGATTATGAGGAGGGCCATGTCTCCTTCTataatgtggaggccaggtctcaTATCTACTCTTTCACTGGCTACACCTTTACTGAGAAACTTTATCCATATTTTGGCCCCTGTCTTATTGACGGAGGTAAAAACTCAGCCCCACTGATCATCACTCCTGTAGATATCACTGACTTTCATATCAAACATTGA